A genomic window from Phoenix dactylifera cultivar Barhee BC4 chromosome 7, palm_55x_up_171113_PBpolish2nd_filt_p, whole genome shotgun sequence includes:
- the LOC103702357 gene encoding pentatricopeptide repeat-containing protein At4g02750-like gives MNHLSHLRCSPLPLLLPHRLKSSHLSLRSISFNPPIRSDANPLPKPRTEIPFPTVVDPFFSNPIPPDVYSCNLMLSTLGRSRGLNEARALFDRMPQRDVVTYASMITLYLQSGNLPQAEALFWQAPARNVVLESAMIDGYVKAGRIVEARKIFDAMPDRNVVSWTSLVSGYCRVGRIDEARRLFDQMPERNVVSWTTMVLGYARNGMLTEARDLFDRMPERNVVSWTAMMRGCVENGRIGEASELFDRMPHRNVYSWNVMISGYLDSEHASEAMDLFQLMPRRNAVSWTIMVTGLARNGLMEKAREFFDRMPKKDPAAWNAIITAYAEEGRMSDVQELFDAMPERNVVTWNAVIDGYARNGYRGEALRLFLIMLRSPVKRNETTLTSVLGMCKSTVEVKQIHGQAIKIGYEKDASLMNALVTMYSRSGDLGSAWLAFKILHAKDVVSWTSMILACSNHGRGDCALEVFAQMLRHGAKPDGITFVGVLSACSHVGLVDKGKKIFDSMSRAYGLEPKAEHYSCLVDLLGRAGLIEEAKEVVSEMPQGELDEAVLGALLGACKVHEKIEVASHVGEELIELDPSGSGGYVLLANVFASHGKWNDVARVRKMMKEKKVKKVPGFSQIEVKMRNHVFYVGDRSHPQAKEIYGMLKEVLLPQMKEMEYLHMIQSLPD, from the coding sequence ATGAATCACCTCTCTCACCTTCGgtgctctcctcttcctctcctcctcccccacCGTCTCAAAAGTTCCCATCTTTCTCTCCGTTCCATCTCGTTCAATCCTCCGATCCGGTCCGATGCCAATCCGCTCCCAAAACCCCGCACGGAAATCCCGTTCCCTACCGTCGTCGATCCCTTCTTCTCCAACCCCATTCCACCCGACGTCTATAGCTGCAATCTAATGCTCTCCACCCTCGGCCGAAGCCGAGGGCTCAACGAAGCCCGCGCTCTGTTCGATCGGATGCCCCAAAGGGATGTCGTCACCTATGCCTCCATGATCACTCTCTACCTGCAATCCGGCAATCTCCCGCAAGCCGAGGCGCTCTTCTGGCAAGCACCCGCGAGGAATGTCGTGTTGGAATCGGCGATGATCGACGGGTATGTGAAAGCTGGACGGATAGTTGAAGCCCGGAAAATTTTCGATGCAATGCCGGACAGAAACGTGGTCTCTTGGACCAGTTTGGTGTCCGGGTACTGTCGGGTTGGACGAATTGACGAGGCGCGgcggctcttcgatcagatgcCGGAAAGAAATGTCGTGTCTTGGACAACGATGGTTTTGGGCTACGCCAGAAACGGGATGCTGACAGAGGCCCGAGATCTTTTCGATCGGATGCCGGAAAGAAATGTTGTGTCTTGGACTGCTATGATGAGAGGTTGTGTGGAAAACGGTCGAATTGGTGAGGCGAGCGAGTTGTTTGACAGAATGCCGCATCGGAACGTGTACTCTTGGAATGTAATGATTTCGGGTTATTTGGATAGTGAGCATGCTAGCGAAGCGATGGATTTGTTCCAGTTAATGCCTCGAAGAAATGCAGTATCTTGGACTATCATGGTGACCGGTCTGGCTCGAAATGGGCTGATGGAGAAAGCACGAGAGTTCTTTGATAGGATGCCAAAAAAGGACCCTGCTGCATGGAATGCGATCATCACGGCATATGCAGAAGAAGGCCGCATGAGCGACGTGCAGGAGCTCTTTGATGCAATGCCTGAAAGGAATGTTGTGACTTGGAATGCCGTGATTGATGGGTATGCAAGGAATGGGTATCGAGGGGAGGCTTTGAGGCTTTTCCTCATCATGCTTCGCTCACCAGTGAAGCGAAATGAGACTACTTTAACTAGTGTTTTGGGTATGTGCAAGAGCACTGTTGAAGTAAAGCAAATTCATGGACAAGCCATCAAGATCGGTTACGAAAAAGATGCTTCGCTCATGAATGCTTTAGTGACTATGTACTCTAGAAGTGGTGACCTGGGTTCGGCTTGGCTTGCTTTCAAGATACTCCATGCCAAGGATGTTGTATCATGGACATCGATGATACTGGCCTGCTCGAACCATGGGCGTGGTGATTGTGCATTGGAGGTCTTCGCGCAGATGTTGAGACATGGAGCCAAGCCTGATGGAATTACTTTTGTGGGAGTATTATCAGCTTGCAGCCATGTTGGTCTTGTTGACAAGGGCAAAAAAATCTTTGACTCAATGAGCCGAGCATATGGACTGGAACCGAAGGCGGAGCACTACTCATGCCTAGTGGACCTGCTGGGTCGAGCAGGGCTCATTGAAGAAGCTAAGGAGGTGGTCAGTGAGATGCCACAAGGCGAGCTCGATGAAGCTGTTTTAGGGGCTTTGCTTGGGGCATGCAAGGTTCATGAGAAGATCGAGGTGGCAAGCCATGTTGGTGAGGAGCTCATTGAACTAGACCCTTCTGGGTCGGGGGGGTACGTGCTTTTGGCTAATGTGTTTGCATCACATGGAAAGTGGAATGATGTGGCACGCgtgaggaagatgatgaaagagaagaaggtgaagaaagTGCCTGGTTTCAGCCAGATAGAAGTGAAGATGAGGAATCATGTGTTCTACGTCGGTGATCGTTCGCACCCCCAAGCTAAGGAAATATATGGGATGCTCAAAGAGGTGCTTCTCCCACAAATGAAGGAGATGGAGTACCTGCATATGATCCAATCCCTACCTGATTGA
- the LOC103702355 gene encoding protein PHR1-LIKE 2-like isoform X2, protein MFSGVIHRSEASVPQEEAHGLRLVLTADPKPRLRWTADLHERFVDAVAQLGGPEKATPKTIMRTMGVKGLTLFHLKSHLQKYRLGKQSGKEMTDQSKDASYPSETLSSSGLSPGVPAPDVNEGQEVKEALRAQMEVQRRLHEQLEVQKHVQIRMEAYHKYIDSLLEKACKIASEQIAASGFNATGHDLPDLATGIICSPSDPLSPSVFHQLSVGAISLHSPGGKTSPSSAIEGYLFYHQKAPELKRRPC, encoded by the exons ATGTTCTCTGGTGTGATCCACCGCTCGGAAGCTTCGGTTCCCCAGGAGGAGGCCCACGGCCTGAGGCTCGTCCTCACGGCGGACCCCAAGCCCCGGCTCCGATGGACGGCCGACCTCCATGAGCGGTTCGTCGACGCTGTCGCCCAGCTCGGAGGGCCAGAAA AAGCAACACCAAAAACTATCATGCGAACAATGGGCGTGAAGGGGCTTACTCTTTTCCACCTGAAGAGTCATCTTCAG AAATACAGATTAGGCAAGCAGTCCGGCAAAGAAATGACTGATCAATCCAAAGAtg CTTCCTACCCTTCAGAAACCCTGAGTAGCAGTGGTTTATCTCCAGGAGTGCCAGCTCCTGATGTGAATGA GGGTCAGGAagttaaagaggcattaagagcacAAATGGAAGTACAGCGAAGACTGCATGAACAATTAGAG GTCCAGAAGCATGTGCAGATCCGAATGGAAGCCTACCATAAATACATTGATTCCTTATTAGAGAAGGCATGTAAGATTGCCTCAGAACAAATTGCCGCGAGTGGCTTCAATGCGACTGGGCATGACCTCCCAGACCTGGCAACTGGGATCATATGCTCCCCATCTGATCCACTGAGCCCGTCGGTGTTTCACCAGTTATCTGTGGGAGCAATTAGTTTGCACAGCCCTGGAGGCAAGACTTCCCCCTCTTCGGCTATCGAAGGATATCTCTTTTACCACCAGAAGGCCCCCGAACTGAAACGCAGGCCATGCTGA
- the LOC103702356 gene encoding APO protein 1, chloroplastic, with product MGFANVMDILPQRSICLGFVEKRPITHEFLKFRYQPLQHVRQRTSRIFACNTQEPCHPSTRFKRYDGRPQNVDLPPILPKNKKKPFPIPIKKLIRSARQDKKLAEMGIEKPLEPPKNGLLVPDLVPVAYEVLEHWKVLIKGLSQLLNVVTVYGCSKCSEVHVGPVGHRIQDCRGTGSEQRRSRHCWVRGSINDVLIPIESYHLFDPFGRRIKHETRFNYDRIPAVVELCIQAGVDFPEYPSRRRTTPIRMLGKKVIDRGGYVEEPKPYRAEDCMSLLAELDTYGAQTGRPPLPPSDIRKLAERTLKAYSTVRRGVRQLMKKYTVKACGYCSEIHVGPWGHNVKLCGAFKHQWRDGKHGWQDATLDEVIPQNYVWHLRDPNGPPLTTALKRFYGKAPAVVEVCVQAGAEIPESYRPMMRLDIVLPDSEEARLVA from the exons ATGGGTTTTGCCAATGTCATGGACATTCTCCCCCAAAGGA GCATTTGCTTGGGTTTTGTGGAGAAGAGGCCTATAACTCATGAATTTTTGAAG TTCAGATATCAACCTCTTCAACATGTTAGACAGAGAACGTCAAGGATTTTTGCTTGTAATACTCAGGAACCCTGTCATCCTTCTACCAGATTCAAGAGATATGATGGACGTCCTCAAAATGTTGATCTCCCACCCATACTGccaaagaataaaaagaaaccTTTCCCCATCCCCATAAAAAAGCTGATAAGGTCTGCTAGACAGGATAAAAAACTGGCAGAAATGGGAATAGAGAAGCCTCTTGAGCCCCCAAAGAATGGGTTACTGGTACCTGATCTTGTTCCTGTTGCTTATGAGGTACTGGAACATTGGAAAGTTCTGATCAAAGGCCTGTCACAGCTTCTGAATGTTGTTACAGTTTATGGTTGTAG CAAATGTTCTGAAGTCCACGTTGGTCCTGTTGGCCACCGGATTCAGGACTGCAGAGGCACTGGAAGTGAACAGCGCAGGAGCCGCCACTGTTGGGTTCGAGGGTCCATCAATGACGTTCTTATCCCCATTGAATCATACCACCTCTTTGACCCCTTTGGCCGGCGCATCAAGCATGAGACTCGTTTCAATTATGACCGAATCCCAGCAGTTGTAGAGCTATGCATTCAAGCAGGGGTTGATTTTCCGGAATATCCTTCACGCCGACGGACCACCCCCATTCGAATGCTTGGGAAAAAGGTCATCGACAGGGGTGGATATGTTGAGGAGCCCAAGCCTTATCGAGCAGAAGATTGTATGTCGCTGCTTGCAGAGCTTGATACCTATGGAGCCCAAACTGGTCGACCGCCCTTACCACCATCTGACATAAGAAAGCTTGCGGAGAGGACTCTAAAAGCATACAGCACGGTGAGACGGGGCGTAAGGCAGCTGATGAAGAAGTACACGGTGAAGGCCTGTGGGTATTGCTCTGAGATCCATGTGGGCCCATGGGGACACAATGTGAAGCTTTGTGGGGCCTTCAAGCACCAGTGGAGGGATGGTAAGCATGGGTGGCAGGATGCAACACTGGATGAGGTGATCCCTCAGAACTATGTGTGGCATCTGCGAGACCCAAATGGCCCACCCCTAACAACTGCACTCAAGAGATTCTATGGCAAAGCTCCTGCTGTGGTGGAGGTATGTGTGCAGGCAGGGGCGGAGATACCCGAAAGTTACCGGCCTATGATGCGGCTGGACATTGTGCTTCCAGACTCTGAAGAAGCTCGACTGGTGGCATGA
- the LOC103702355 gene encoding protein PHR1-LIKE 3-like isoform X1, producing the protein MFSGVIHRSEASVPQEEAHGLRLVLTADPKPRLRWTADLHERFVDAVAQLGGPEKATPKTIMRTMGVKGLTLFHLKSHLQKYRLGKQSGKEMTDQSKDVVEISASYPSETLSSSGLSPGVPAPDVNEGQEVKEALRAQMEVQRRLHEQLEVQKHVQIRMEAYHKYIDSLLEKACKIASEQIAASGFNATGHDLPDLATGIICSPSDPLSPSVFHQLSVGAISLHSPGGKTSPSSAIEGYLFYHQKAPELKRRPC; encoded by the exons ATGTTCTCTGGTGTGATCCACCGCTCGGAAGCTTCGGTTCCCCAGGAGGAGGCCCACGGCCTGAGGCTCGTCCTCACGGCGGACCCCAAGCCCCGGCTCCGATGGACGGCCGACCTCCATGAGCGGTTCGTCGACGCTGTCGCCCAGCTCGGAGGGCCAGAAA AAGCAACACCAAAAACTATCATGCGAACAATGGGCGTGAAGGGGCTTACTCTTTTCCACCTGAAGAGTCATCTTCAG AAATACAGATTAGGCAAGCAGTCCGGCAAAGAAATGACTGATCAATCCAAAGAtg TTGTTGAAATTTCAGCTTCCTACCCTTCAGAAACCCTGAGTAGCAGTGGTTTATCTCCAGGAGTGCCAGCTCCTGATGTGAATGA GGGTCAGGAagttaaagaggcattaagagcacAAATGGAAGTACAGCGAAGACTGCATGAACAATTAGAG GTCCAGAAGCATGTGCAGATCCGAATGGAAGCCTACCATAAATACATTGATTCCTTATTAGAGAAGGCATGTAAGATTGCCTCAGAACAAATTGCCGCGAGTGGCTTCAATGCGACTGGGCATGACCTCCCAGACCTGGCAACTGGGATCATATGCTCCCCATCTGATCCACTGAGCCCGTCGGTGTTTCACCAGTTATCTGTGGGAGCAATTAGTTTGCACAGCCCTGGAGGCAAGACTTCCCCCTCTTCGGCTATCGAAGGATATCTCTTTTACCACCAGAAGGCCCCCGAACTGAAACGCAGGCCATGCTGA